A DNA window from Pseudomonas sp. GD03919 contains the following coding sequences:
- a CDS encoding paraquat-inducible protein A: MRAIDAGLLICHECHQLNPLDTDVRRQYCSRCGGQIYARRPNSLIRTWALLLTSAILYIPANLLPIMTVNSLGRGSPATIMGGVVELIHFGMLPIAAVVFIASILVPTFKLVGIALLLYSVQRHQPMSARQRILMYRFIEWIGRWSMLDIFVIAILVAVVNFGSLASIEAGAGAAAFASVVILTMLAALTFDPRLIWDNTETDHD; the protein is encoded by the coding sequence ATGCGGGCGATTGATGCGGGTTTGCTGATATGTCATGAGTGCCACCAGCTCAATCCACTTGATACAGATGTCAGGCGCCAATACTGCAGCCGCTGTGGCGGGCAGATTTATGCCCGTCGCCCCAATAGTCTGATCAGAACCTGGGCCTTGTTGCTGACGTCGGCGATTCTCTATATCCCAGCCAATCTTCTCCCGATCATGACGGTCAATAGCCTGGGCAGAGGCTCGCCTGCGACCATCATGGGCGGTGTGGTGGAGCTGATTCACTTTGGCATGCTGCCGATTGCTGCCGTGGTGTTTATCGCAAGTATTCTGGTGCCGACTTTCAAGTTGGTAGGTATCGCATTGCTGCTGTATTCGGTGCAGCGTCATCAGCCGATGTCCGCGCGGCAGCGTATTCTCATGTACCGCTTTATCGAGTGGATTGGCCGTTGGTCGATGCTCGATATTTTCGTCATCGCCATTCTGGTGGCCGTGGTGAATTTTGGCAGCCTGGCCAGCATCGAAGCTGGAGCGGGAGCGGCAGCCTTTGCCAGTGTGGTGATCCTGACCATGCTCGCTGCTCTGACGTTCGACCCTCGCCTTATCTGGGATAACACGGAAACCGATCATGACTGA
- a CDS encoding paraquat-inducible protein A, with the protein MSDSPSEPSLSSLPIEQLVACHECDLLMRKPVLQDGESAECPRCGYELFSHRHRVVRRSLALVLTALLLYVPANFLPIMQLNLLGQTSQDTVWSGVIGLYESGMQGIAVVVFLCSMAVPLLKLLCQLLVLLSIRMDFGRSYGLLLYRIYHHMREWGMLEVYLMGILVAMVKLMDLADLSLGLGLFCFIALLLVQVWLEVTMAPHQIWEALSGENVHAGD; encoded by the coding sequence ATGTCTGACTCGCCGTCCGAACCCTCCTTGTCATCCTTGCCGATCGAGCAGTTGGTCGCTTGCCATGAGTGCGATCTGTTGATGCGCAAGCCGGTGTTGCAGGATGGCGAGAGCGCCGAGTGCCCGCGTTGTGGTTATGAGTTGTTCAGCCACCGTCATCGCGTGGTAAGGCGTAGCCTGGCGTTGGTGCTGACGGCTCTGCTGCTCTATGTCCCAGCCAACTTCCTGCCCATCATGCAGCTCAATCTACTTGGGCAGACCTCGCAGGACACCGTCTGGAGCGGTGTGATCGGGCTGTATGAAAGCGGTATGCAGGGTATCGCTGTTGTGGTGTTTCTGTGCAGCATGGCGGTGCCGTTGCTCAAGTTGCTTTGCCAGCTGCTGGTGCTGCTGAGTATTCGTATGGATTTCGGTCGTAGCTACGGTCTGTTGCTCTATCGGATCTACCACCACATGCGTGAGTGGGGAATGCTCGAGGTCTACCTGATGGGCATTCTGGTGGCGATGGTGAAATTGATGGACCTGGCGGATCTGAGCTTGGGGCTTGGTTTGTTCTGCTTTATCGCCTTGCTGTTGGTGCAGGTGTGGTTGGAAGTGACCATGGCCCCTCATCAGATCTGGGAAGCGTTGTCCGGGGAGAATGTCCATGCGGGCGATTGA
- the msrP gene encoding protein-methionine-sulfoxide reductase catalytic subunit MsrP: protein MLIRVPPSSRALESEVTPEWVYLSRRKLMQGSLALAAMAAMPGLASADAAGVYADVEPSKAPGWFQEKLAAARWQAITAEGESITPFRGATHYNNFYEFGTGKGDPAANAGKLQGEPWTVMVDGEVSKPGRYSIEDLVKPHAFEERIYRLRCVEAWSMVIPWLGFPLADLLKQVEPTSSARYVRFETLVDRERMPGQRSGFSLIDWPYVEGLRLDEAMHPLAFMAVGMYGRVLPNQNGAPLRLVVPWKYGFKSIKSIVRISLVNEAPKTTWERIAPNEYGFYANVNPQVDHPRWSQATERRLPSGLFSPNVIDTRMFNGYGEVAALYAGMDLSRYY, encoded by the coding sequence ATGCTCATCCGAGTTCCCCCTTCCTCTCGGGCTCTGGAGTCCGAAGTCACCCCCGAGTGGGTTTATCTCTCCCGCCGCAAGCTGATGCAGGGCTCGCTGGCATTGGCGGCCATGGCTGCCATGCCGGGGCTGGCCAGTGCTGACGCTGCAGGTGTCTACGCCGATGTCGAGCCGTCGAAGGCTCCGGGCTGGTTTCAAGAGAAGCTGGCAGCAGCGCGCTGGCAGGCGATAACCGCTGAAGGTGAAAGCATCACGCCTTTCAGGGGCGCCACGCATTACAACAACTTCTATGAGTTTGGCACAGGCAAGGGTGATCCGGCAGCCAATGCCGGAAAGCTGCAGGGTGAGCCCTGGACGGTGATGGTCGATGGCGAAGTAAGCAAGCCTGGCCGTTACTCCATCGAGGATCTGGTCAAGCCGCATGCATTCGAGGAACGCATCTACCGGCTGCGTTGTGTCGAGGCCTGGTCCATGGTCATTCCCTGGCTGGGCTTTCCGTTGGCTGATCTGCTCAAGCAGGTCGAACCCACTTCGTCGGCGCGCTATGTACGGTTCGAGACGCTGGTCGATCGTGAGCGCATGCCGGGCCAGCGTTCGGGGTTCTCGCTGATCGATTGGCCCTATGTTGAGGGGCTGCGCCTGGACGAGGCCATGCATCCGTTGGCCTTTATGGCGGTGGGGATGTATGGGCGTGTATTGCCGAACCAGAATGGTGCGCCGCTACGCCTGGTGGTGCCATGGAAGTATGGTTTCAAGAGCATCAAGTCCATCGTGCGGATCAGTCTGGTCAATGAGGCACCCAAGACGACCTGGGAACGCATTGCACCGAACGAATACGGCTTCTATGCCAACGTCAACCCGCAGGTGGATCACCCGCGCTGGTCACAGGCCACCGAGCGGCGACTGCCCAGTGGCTTGTTCAGTCCGAATGTGATCGATACACGGATGTTCAATGGTTATGGGGAGGTCGCTGCCCTTTATGCGGGCATGGATCTGTCGAGGTACTACTGA
- the pssA gene encoding CDP-diacylglycerol--serine O-phosphatidyltransferase: protein MSEGPEDQKPAGDNLESLLPIDEHIEEGQDAEGRKVRHRGIYLLPNLFTTANLFAGFYSIINAMNGNFYVAAAAVFVAMVLDSLDGRVARLTNTQSAFGAEYDSLSDMVAFGVAPALLAFEWALGSMGKVGWMVAFIYVAGAALRLARFNTQIGSVDKRYFIGLASPAAAGVVAGTVWAFSDFGIKGSNMSFAVALLVAAAGCLMVSNIKYYSFKDLDLKGRVPFVAILAVVLGFAVVFSDPPRILLLIFLAYAFSGPIQYLLQLRRRKSA, encoded by the coding sequence ATGAGTGAAGGTCCCGAGGATCAAAAGCCGGCTGGCGACAACCTGGAAAGCCTGCTGCCGATCGACGAGCACATAGAGGAAGGGCAGGATGCCGAAGGGCGCAAGGTGCGCCATCGCGGCATCTATCTGTTGCCCAATCTGTTCACCACGGCCAACCTGTTTGCCGGTTTCTATTCCATCATCAACGCGATGAACGGCAACTTCTACGTAGCTGCTGCCGCTGTGTTCGTGGCCATGGTGCTCGATAGCCTGGATGGGCGTGTGGCGCGCCTGACCAATACACAAAGCGCATTCGGTGCCGAGTATGACTCGCTTTCCGACATGGTCGCCTTCGGTGTGGCGCCGGCACTGCTCGCGTTCGAATGGGCGCTGGGCAGCATGGGTAAAGTAGGCTGGATGGTCGCCTTTATCTATGTTGCCGGGGCGGCGTTGCGTCTGGCCCGGTTCAATACGCAGATCGGCAGTGTCGATAAGCGCTATTTCATCGGTCTGGCCAGTCCGGCTGCGGCCGGTGTGGTTGCCGGGACCGTTTGGGCGTTCAGTGACTTCGGCATCAAGGGCTCGAACATGTCCTTCGCCGTGGCGTTGCTGGTGGCGGCTGCAGGTTGCCTGATGGTCAGCAATATCAAGTACTACAGCTTCAAGGATCTGGATCTGAAGGGCCGTGTGCCGTTCGTGGCCATTCTTGCCGTTGTGCTGGGGTTTGCGGTGGTATTCAGCGATCCGCCCCGTATCCTGCTTCTGATCTTCCTTGCCTACGCGTTTTCTGGGCCTATTCAGTACCTGTTGCAATTACGCCGTCGTAAATCGGCGTGA
- the ilvC gene encoding ketol-acid reductoisomerase: MKVYYDKDCDLSIIQGKKVAIIGYGSQGHAQACNLKDSGVDVTVGLRKGSATVAKAEAHGLKVADVATAVAAADLVMILTPDEFQGQLYKNEIEPNIKKGATLAFSHGFAIHYNQVVPRADLDVIMIAPKAPGHTVRTEFVKGGGIPDLIAVYQDASGNAKNVALSYASGVGGGRTGIIETTFKDETETDLFGEQAVLCGGTVELVKAGFETLVEAGYAPEMAYFECLHELKLIVDLMFEGGIANMNYSISNNAEYGEYVTGPEVINAESRAAMRNALKRIQNGEYAKMFITEGAANYPSMTAYRRNNAAHGIEVVGEKLRAMMPWIAANKIVDKTKN; the protein is encoded by the coding sequence ATGAAAGTTTATTACGACAAAGATTGCGACCTCTCCATCATCCAGGGCAAGAAAGTCGCCATCATCGGTTATGGCTCCCAGGGCCACGCCCAGGCCTGCAACCTGAAGGATTCCGGCGTTGACGTCACCGTGGGTCTGCGTAAAGGTTCCGCGACCGTGGCCAAGGCCGAAGCCCATGGCCTGAAAGTGGCTGACGTTGCCACTGCCGTTGCTGCTGCCGATCTGGTTATGATCCTGACCCCGGACGAGTTCCAGGGCCAGCTGTACAAGAACGAGATCGAGCCGAACATCAAGAAGGGCGCCACCCTGGCCTTCTCCCACGGCTTCGCCATCCACTACAACCAGGTCGTACCGCGTGCCGACCTCGACGTGATCATGATCGCGCCGAAGGCCCCGGGCCACACCGTACGCACCGAGTTCGTCAAAGGCGGCGGTATCCCTGACCTGATCGCCGTTTACCAGGACGCCTCCGGCAATGCCAAGAACGTTGCCCTGTCCTACGCCTCGGGCGTGGGTGGCGGCCGTACCGGCATCATCGAAACCACCTTCAAGGACGAGACCGAAACCGACCTGTTCGGTGAGCAGGCCGTTCTCTGCGGCGGTACTGTCGAGCTGGTCAAAGCCGGTTTCGAAACCCTGGTCGAAGCTGGCTATGCGCCGGAAATGGCCTACTTCGAGTGCCTGCACGAGCTGAAGCTGATCGTCGATCTGATGTTCGAAGGCGGTATCGCCAACATGAACTACTCGATCTCCAACAACGCCGAGTACGGTGAGTACGTCACCGGTCCGGAAGTGATCAACGCCGAATCCCGTGCCGCCATGCGTAACGCCCTGAAGCGCATCCAGAACGGCGAATACGCCAAGATGTTCATCACCGAGGGTGCTGCCAACTACCCGTCCATGACTGCCTACCGTCGCAACAATGCCGCTCACGGTATCGAAGTGGTCGGTGAGAAGCTGCGTGCGATGATGCCGTGGATCGCTGCCAACAAGATCGTCGACAAGACCAAGAACTAA